The following are encoded together in the Alphaproteobacteria bacterium genome:
- the cysK gene encoding cysteine synthase A: protein MAGTPEFRGRIYDSIVDTIGATPLVRLSKLAAKRGVKADVIGKLEFFNPLGSVKDRIGLSMIDAAEKAGRITPGKSTLVEPTSGNTGIGLAFVAAARGYRLILTMPESMSVERRKMLKFLGAELDLTPREKGMKGAIARAEELLKTIPGSFMPQQFQNPSNPEIHRRTTAEEIWRDTGGKLDIFVSGVGTGGTITGVGEVLKPRLPNLKVYAVEPEDSAVISGGPPGPHPIQGIGAGFIPDILNKGVIDGVIRIANANAFATAREVAAVEGLPVGISSGAAIAASLELGAKKENEGKRIVVIVPSFAERYLSTALFDGY from the coding sequence ATGGCTGGCACGCCGGAGTTCCGCGGCAGGATCTACGACAGCATCGTCGACACCATCGGCGCGACGCCCCTGGTGCGCCTGTCGAAGCTGGCGGCCAAGCGCGGGGTCAAGGCCGACGTGATCGGCAAGCTGGAGTTCTTCAATCCGCTGGGATCGGTGAAGGACCGTATCGGGCTGTCGATGATCGACGCCGCCGAGAAGGCCGGCCGCATCACCCCGGGCAAGTCGACCCTGGTCGAGCCGACCTCCGGCAACACCGGCATCGGCCTGGCCTTCGTCGCCGCGGCCCGGGGCTACCGCTTGATCCTGACCATGCCGGAATCGATGTCGGTCGAGCGGCGCAAGATGCTGAAGTTCCTGGGCGCCGAGCTCGACCTCACGCCACGCGAGAAGGGCATGAAGGGCGCCATCGCGCGCGCCGAGGAGCTGCTGAAGACGATCCCGGGCAGCTTCATGCCGCAGCAGTTCCAGAACCCGTCGAATCCGGAGATCCATCGCCGCACCACGGCGGAGGAGATCTGGCGGGACACCGGCGGCAAGCTCGACATCTTCGTGTCAGGGGTCGGCACCGGCGGCACGATCACCGGCGTCGGCGAGGTGCTCAAGCCGCGCCTGCCCAACCTCAAGGTCTATGCGGTGGAGCCCGAGGACAGCGCGGTGATCTCCGGCGGTCCGCCCGGTCCGCACCCCATCCAGGGCATCGGCGCCGGCTTCATCCCCGACATCCTCAACAAGGGCGTGATCGACGGCGTGATCCGCATCGCCAACGCCAACGCCTTCGCCACCGCGCGCGAGGTCGCCGCCGTCGAGGGCCTGCCGGTCGGCATTTCCTCCGGTGCCGCCATCGCCGCCTCGCTCGAGCTCGGCGCCAAGAAGGAGAACGAGGGCAAGCGCATCGTCGTGATCGTGCCCTCCTTTGCCGAACGCTACCTCTCGACCGCGCTGTTCGATGGGTACTAG
- a CDS encoding OB-fold domain-containing protein, whose translation MSVSADPHARAFWQQVQEGRIAYSRCCADHCGAPQFPPKARCDVCDGDRLEMRLAAGTGTIFSITVVHRPPSDALRKHAPYGIALVDLDEGFRMMAHADSDLAIGARVRVGFVLFGDRVVPRFVVDQNP comes from the coding sequence ATGAGCGTCAGTGCCGATCCCCACGCCCGGGCCTTCTGGCAACAGGTGCAGGAGGGCCGCATCGCCTATTCGCGCTGCTGCGCCGATCATTGCGGCGCGCCGCAGTTCCCGCCCAAGGCACGCTGCGATGTCTGCGACGGCGACCGGCTGGAGATGCGCCTGGCCGCCGGCACCGGCACGATCTTCTCGATCACAGTCGTGCACCGCCCGCCCTCGGACGCGCTACGCAAGCACGCGCCATACGGCATCGCGCTGGTCGACCTCGACGAGGGCTTCCGCATGATGGCGCACGCCGATTCCGACCTTGCGATCGGCGCCCGCGTGCGCGTCGGCTTCGTGCTCTTCGGCGATCGCGTCGTGCCGCGCTTCGTCGTCGATCAGAATCCGTAG
- the msrA gene encoding peptide-methionine (S)-S-oxide reductase MsrA yields MFLSMLSKKARMPAPDQALRGRAGYVFEIPDIHFVNGNRIRPPFPAGLESAQFGMGCFWGAERKFWQAPGIYSTAVGYAAGYTPHPTYEEVCSGQTGHNEVVKVWWDPKKTSFEAMLKVFWENHDPTQGMRQGNDVGTQYRSGIYVESAAQREAAEASKSLFQAALGQRGFGAITTEILDAPEFYYAEDYHQQYLAKVPNGYCGLGGTGVSCPIGTGVTASA; encoded by the coding sequence ATGTTTCTGTCGATGCTGTCGAAGAAGGCCAGGATGCCGGCGCCCGACCAGGCGCTGCGCGGCCGCGCGGGCTATGTCTTCGAGATTCCGGACATTCACTTCGTCAACGGCAACCGCATCCGGCCGCCCTTCCCCGCCGGGCTTGAATCGGCGCAATTCGGCATGGGCTGCTTCTGGGGGGCGGAGCGCAAGTTCTGGCAGGCGCCCGGCATCTACAGCACCGCCGTGGGCTACGCCGCCGGCTACACGCCGCATCCCACCTACGAGGAAGTCTGCTCCGGCCAGACCGGGCACAACGAAGTGGTGAAGGTGTGGTGGGATCCGAAGAAGACCAGCTTCGAGGCGATGCTCAAGGTGTTCTGGGAGAACCACGACCCGACCCAGGGCATGCGCCAGGGCAACGACGTCGGCACCCAATACCGCTCCGGCATCTATGTCGAGAGCGCCGCGCAGCGCGAAGCGGCCGAGGCATCGAAGAGCCTGTTCCAGGCTGCGTTGGGCCAGCGCGGCTTCGGTGCGATCACGACTGAGATCCTCGACGCGCCCGAATTTTACTACGCCGAGGACTATCACCAGCAATACCTGGCGAAAGTGCCCAACGGCTATTGCGGCCTGGGCGGCACCGGCGTGTCCTGCCCGATCGGCACGGGGGTCACCGCGAGCGCATAA
- a CDS encoding DUF899 family protein: MAHSAPAVSTALQHLQFPNESPAYRRARNALLAEEMALRRQVERVAAQRRALPPGGRVPEDYVFEGIDAAGRPEDLKLSRLFGPHDALLVYSFMFGPERDAPCAGCTHFLDALDGAARHVTQRASFVVVAKSPLARLLEWARQRGWQHLRLLSTSGNTYGRDYFGDSTALSEAMREQQEFKPGEEWDMPILNVFRRENGVIRHFWGSELLYVPPEPGQEYRHNDLLDPLWNMLDLTPEGRGDFDPKLRY; encoded by the coding sequence ATGGCCCATTCCGCGCCCGCGGTGTCGACTGCGCTCCAGCATCTTCAGTTCCCCAACGAGAGCCCGGCCTATCGCCGCGCGCGCAACGCGTTGCTCGCCGAGGAAATGGCCCTGCGCCGGCAGGTCGAACGCGTCGCCGCGCAGCGCCGCGCCCTGCCGCCCGGCGGCAGGGTTCCCGAGGACTACGTGTTCGAGGGCATCGATGCGGCGGGCCGACCCGAGGACTTGAAGCTCTCGCGGCTCTTCGGCCCGCACGACGCGCTGCTGGTCTACAGCTTCATGTTCGGGCCGGAGCGCGATGCGCCGTGTGCGGGCTGCACGCACTTCCTCGATGCCCTCGATGGCGCCGCCCGCCACGTCACCCAGCGGGCGAGCTTCGTCGTGGTCGCCAAGTCGCCGCTGGCACGCCTGCTCGAATGGGCGCGCCAGCGCGGCTGGCAGCATCTGAGGCTGCTGTCGACCAGTGGCAATACCTACGGCCGCGACTACTTCGGCGATTCCACGGCCTTGTCCGAGGCGATGCGCGAGCAACAGGAGTTCAAGCCCGGCGAGGAATGGGACATGCCGATCCTCAACGTCTTCAGGCGCGAGAACGGCGTGATCCGGCACTTCTGGGGCTCGGAACTGCTCTACGTGCCGCCGGAGCCCGGGCAGGAGTACCGGCACAACGACCTGCTCGACCCACTGTGGAACATGCTCGACCTGACGCCGGAGGGCCGCGGCGATTTCGACCCGAAGCTGCGCTACTGA
- a CDS encoding DsrE/DsrF/DrsH-like family protein has translation MVADVQPALSIVALSGDYERVHYALAMAAAARAVGRPTTLFFTQKAILALTHSKSGEPLWRRLPADPGASSDGRAGFADALDAGITRDDAYKARGVGDFETLLSACVEMGVRIIVCEMGLRAQTIDRDSLRQDVPHEIAGIVTLLEATPAGSQLVTL, from the coding sequence ATTGTGGCTGACGTTCAACCCGCGCTGTCGATCGTCGCGCTCTCGGGCGACTACGAACGCGTCCACTATGCCTTGGCGATGGCCGCCGCGGCGCGCGCCGTGGGCCGGCCGACCACGCTGTTCTTCACCCAGAAGGCAATCCTGGCGCTGACGCATTCGAAGTCGGGCGAGCCGCTGTGGCGTCGCCTGCCGGCCGACCCTGGCGCATCGTCGGACGGCCGCGCCGGCTTCGCCGACGCGCTCGACGCCGGCATTACGCGCGACGACGCCTACAAGGCGCGCGGCGTCGGCGACTTCGAGACACTGCTCTCGGCCTGCGTCGAGATGGGTGTGCGCATCATCGTCTGCGAGATGGGCCTGCGGGCGCAGACCATCGATCGCGACAGCCTGCGCCAGGACGTGCCGCACGAGATCGCCGGCATCGTCACCCTGCTGGAAGCAACGCCGGCGGGTAGCCAGCTGGTGACGCTGTAG
- the pnp gene encoding polyribonucleotide nucleotidyltransferase — translation MFDVFRKEIEWAGRKLVFETGKVARQADGAVMCTYGGTTVLAAVVGEKQPKPGLDFFPLTVNYQEKAFAAGKIPGGFFKREGRPSEKETLTSRLIDRPIRPLFHESYRNETLVVITTLAHDMENDPDIVAMVATSAALTISGIPFLGPIGGARVGYIDGQYVINPTLEQLEKSDLDLVVAGTQEGVLMVESEAKELPEDVMLGAVMAGHQSMQAVIQAIIQLAEHCAKEPWPLGEPSAAAVAVKAKLDAEMRAPLIAAYGEVAKQARQEKINAARTAAKALLGDDAAALAALKEQFHDLEADVVRKAILDTGKRIDGRDTKTVRPIVAEVGVLPRAHGSALFTRGETQALVVATLGTGQDEQIIDALEGEYRENFMLHYNFPPYSTGEVKRMGSPGRREIGHGKLAWRALRPVLPSKEKFPYTIRVVSEITESNGSSSMASVCGGALSLMDAGVPLARPVAGIAMGLIKEGERYAVLSDILGDEDHLGDMDFKVAGSEKGVTSLQMDLKITSITEEIMKVALAQAKDGRMHILGEMAKGLGGARESVSQNAPRITVINIPKDKIREVIGTGGKVIREITEQTGAKIDIEDDGTVKVAAVDNKSAQAALDWIKGIVAEPEVGVIYNGKVVKVVEFGAFVNFLGARDGLVHISELAPRRVAKVGDVVKEGDQVKVKVLGVDDRGKVKLSMKVVDQATGEDMTEKLRAERDQRDAERAQRRDPADAPQP, via the coding sequence ATGTTCGATGTATTTCGCAAAGAGATCGAGTGGGCCGGCCGCAAGCTGGTGTTCGAGACGGGCAAGGTCGCCCGCCAGGCCGACGGTGCGGTCATGTGTACCTATGGCGGCACGACCGTGCTGGCCGCCGTGGTCGGCGAGAAGCAGCCCAAGCCGGGCCTCGACTTCTTCCCGCTCACCGTCAACTACCAGGAGAAGGCCTTCGCCGCCGGCAAGATCCCGGGCGGCTTCTTCAAGCGCGAAGGCCGGCCGAGCGAGAAGGAGACGCTGACCTCGCGCCTGATCGACCGGCCGATCCGTCCGCTGTTCCACGAGAGCTATCGCAACGAGACGCTGGTCGTCATCACCACGCTGGCGCACGACATGGAGAACGATCCCGACATCGTCGCCATGGTCGCCACCTCGGCCGCGCTGACCATCAGCGGCATCCCGTTCCTGGGTCCGATCGGCGGCGCGCGCGTCGGCTATATCGACGGCCAGTACGTCATCAACCCGACCCTGGAGCAGCTCGAGAAGAGCGACCTCGACCTCGTCGTCGCCGGCACGCAGGAAGGCGTGCTGATGGTCGAGTCCGAGGCCAAGGAGCTGCCCGAGGACGTGATGCTGGGCGCCGTGATGGCCGGCCACCAGTCGATGCAGGCGGTGATCCAGGCGATCATCCAGCTGGCCGAGCACTGCGCAAAGGAGCCGTGGCCGCTGGGCGAGCCGTCGGCCGCCGCCGTCGCGGTCAAGGCCAAGCTCGACGCCGAGATGCGCGCCCCGCTGATCGCCGCCTACGGCGAGGTCGCCAAGCAGGCCCGCCAGGAGAAGATCAACGCCGCGCGCACGGCCGCCAAGGCGCTGCTCGGCGACGATGCCGCCGCGCTCGCCGCGCTGAAGGAGCAGTTCCACGACCTCGAGGCCGATGTCGTGCGCAAGGCCATCCTCGACACCGGCAAGCGCATCGACGGCCGCGACACCAAGACAGTGCGGCCGATCGTGGCCGAGGTCGGCGTGCTGCCGCGCGCCCACGGCTCCGCCCTGTTCACCCGCGGCGAGACCCAGGCGCTGGTCGTCGCCACCCTGGGCACCGGCCAGGACGAGCAGATCATCGACGCGCTCGAGGGCGAGTACCGCGAGAACTTCATGCTGCACTACAATTTCCCGCCGTACTCGACGGGTGAAGTGAAGCGCATGGGCTCGCCGGGCCGGCGCGAGATCGGCCACGGCAAGCTGGCGTGGCGCGCGCTGCGCCCGGTGCTGCCCTCGAAGGAGAAGTTCCCCTACACGATCCGCGTCGTGTCGGAGATCACCGAGAGCAACGGTTCGTCGTCGATGGCCTCGGTCTGCGGCGGCGCGTTGTCGCTGATGGACGCCGGCGTGCCGCTGGCGCGGCCGGTGGCGGGCATCGCCATGGGCCTGATCAAGGAAGGCGAGCGCTACGCCGTGTTGTCCGACATCCTCGGCGACGAGGATCACCTCGGCGACATGGACTTCAAGGTCGCCGGTTCGGAGAAGGGCGTCACCTCGCTGCAGATGGACCTGAAGATCACCTCGATCACCGAGGAGATCATGAAGGTGGCGCTGGCGCAGGCGAAGGATGGGCGCATGCACATCCTGGGCGAGATGGCCAAGGGCCTGGGCGGCGCGCGCGAGTCGGTGAGCCAGAACGCGCCGCGCATCACCGTGATCAACATCCCCAAGGACAAGATCCGTGAAGTCATCGGCACAGGCGGCAAGGTGATCCGCGAGATCACCGAGCAGACCGGCGCCAAGATCGACATCGAGGACGATGGCACGGTGAAGGTCGCCGCCGTCGACAACAAGTCGGCGCAGGCCGCTCTCGACTGGATCAAGGGCATCGTCGCCGAGCCCGAGGTCGGCGTGATCTACAACGGCAAGGTCGTGAAGGTGGTCGAGTTCGGCGCCTTCGTGAACTTCCTGGGCGCCCGCGATGGCCTCGTGCACATCTCCGAGCTGGCGCCGCGCCGCGTCGCCAAGGTCGGCGACGTGGTCAAGGAAGGCGACCAGGTCAAGGTCAAGGTGCTGGGCGTCGACGACCGGGGCAAGGTCAAGCTGAGCATGAAGGTCGTCGACCAGGCGACCGGCGAGGACATGACCGAGAAGCTGCGCGCCGAGCGCGACCAGCGCGATGCCGAGCGCGCGCAGCGCCGCGATCCGGCCGACGCGCCGCAGCCCTGA
- the rpsO gene encoding 30S ribosomal protein S15: protein MSVTAERKAEILKSYAIKENDTGSPEVQVALLSERINNLTEHFKGHVKDHHSRRGLLKMVSQRRRLLDYLKDRDSKRYDALIERLGLRR from the coding sequence ATGTCGGTCACGGCCGAGCGCAAAGCTGAAATCCTCAAGTCCTACGCCATCAAGGAAAACGACACCGGCTCGCCGGAGGTCCAGGTGGCGCTGCTCAGCGAGCGCATCAACAACCTCACCGAGCACTTCAAGGGCCACGTGAAGGATCACCATTCGCGTCGCGGCCTCTTGAAGATGGTCAGCCAGCGCCGTCGGCTGCTCGACTACCTCAAGGATCGCGACAGCAAGCGCTACGACGCTCTGATCGAGCGTCTGGGCCTGCGTCGCTAG
- a CDS encoding amidohydrolase family protein translates to MPHGAPNHPLATEQAPACAPPRPEMRAPPWAVPFGACCCHAHVIGDGYEHHLVAGRSYTPPPATEKQYLRMLDGLGLTHGVLVQISVHGTDNSLMVEVLHDHPRRLRGVAVCAPGVPDTELQALNEAGVRGLRFNVTSGGGIGFEALETLASRIAPMGWHVQLLTTPERLVEVAPRLPSLPVDVVIDHMAYIKPPDGVANPAYQVMLDLLKNGRTWVKISGAYRNSLQDHEWSDTDDVATGLIAARPDRLVWGTDWPHTHITKPMHRTGETLEILGRWMPDAALRKRVLVDNPATLYGF, encoded by the coding sequence ATGCCCCATGGCGCGCCCAACCACCCGCTCGCTACCGAGCAGGCGCCCGCCTGCGCGCCGCCGCGACCCGAGATGCGCGCGCCGCCCTGGGCGGTGCCTTTCGGCGCCTGCTGCTGCCACGCGCATGTCATCGGCGACGGGTACGAGCATCACCTCGTCGCCGGGCGCAGCTACACGCCGCCGCCGGCCACCGAGAAGCAGTACCTGCGCATGCTCGACGGGTTGGGCCTGACGCATGGCGTGCTGGTGCAGATCAGCGTGCACGGCACCGACAACAGCCTGATGGTCGAGGTGCTGCACGACCATCCCAGGCGGCTGCGCGGCGTCGCCGTCTGCGCGCCCGGCGTGCCGGATACCGAGCTGCAGGCGTTGAACGAGGCCGGCGTGCGCGGCCTGCGCTTCAACGTCACGTCGGGCGGCGGCATCGGCTTCGAGGCGCTGGAGACACTGGCAAGCCGCATCGCGCCGATGGGCTGGCACGTGCAGCTGCTGACCACGCCGGAGCGGCTGGTCGAGGTCGCGCCGCGCCTGCCGTCGCTGCCGGTCGATGTCGTGATCGACCATATGGCCTACATCAAGCCGCCCGATGGCGTGGCGAATCCCGCCTATCAGGTCATGCTCGACCTGCTGAAGAACGGGCGCACCTGGGTGAAGATCTCCGGCGCCTATCGCAACAGCCTGCAGGACCACGAGTGGAGCGACACCGACGACGTCGCCACGGGCCTGATCGCGGCGCGGCCCGACCGGCTGGTCTGGGGCACCGACTGGCCGCACACGCACATCACCAAGCCGATGCATCGCACCGGCGAGACGCTGGAGATCCTCGGCCGCTGGATGCCCGACGCCGCACTGCGCAAGCGCGTGCTGGTCGACAATCCGGCGACGCTCTACGGATTCTGA
- the moeB gene encoding molybdopterin-synthase adenylyltransferase MoeB, with product MDFSEAQLQRYARHIILPEIGGIGQAKLRQARVLVVGAGGLGAPLLQYLGAAGIGTLGVIDHDTVSLSNLQRQVIHRTADLGVRKVDSARRALAEINPECEVITIAERLTADNAMALVGGYDIVADGSDNFATRYLLTDACFLARRTLVAAAILRFEAQLSTWKAHLGAPHPCYRCLFSEPPPPDSVPSCAAAGVLGAMAGTIGAWQATEVVKEILGVGQSLSGTLLLYDALGASVERLEIQKREDCPLCGAHPRITSLDAPLARASYDEVYCG from the coding sequence ATGGACTTCAGCGAAGCCCAGCTCCAGCGCTACGCGCGCCACATCATCCTGCCGGAGATCGGCGGCATCGGGCAGGCGAAGCTGCGCCAGGCCCGGGTGCTGGTGGTCGGCGCCGGCGGGCTGGGCGCACCCTTGCTGCAATACCTGGGCGCCGCCGGCATCGGCACGCTGGGCGTGATCGATCACGACACGGTCAGCCTGTCGAACCTGCAGCGCCAGGTGATCCACCGCACCGCCGATCTGGGCGTGCGCAAGGTCGACAGTGCCCGCCGGGCGCTGGCCGAGATCAATCCCGAGTGCGAGGTCATCACCATCGCCGAGCGGCTGACCGCCGACAACGCGATGGCGCTGGTCGGCGGCTACGACATCGTCGCCGACGGCTCGGACAATTTCGCCACCCGCTACCTGCTGACCGATGCCTGCTTCCTCGCGCGCCGCACCCTGGTGGCGGCGGCGATCCTGCGCTTCGAGGCGCAGCTCTCGACCTGGAAGGCGCATCTCGGCGCGCCGCATCCCTGCTATCGCTGCCTGTTCTCCGAGCCGCCGCCGCCCGACTCGGTGCCGAGCTGCGCCGCCGCCGGTGTGCTGGGCGCGATGGCCGGCACGATCGGTGCCTGGCAGGCGACCGAGGTGGTGAAGGAGATCCTCGGCGTCGGCCAGTCGCTGTCCGGCACCCTGCTGCTCTACGACGCGCTGGGCGCCTCGGTCGAACGCCTGGAGATCCAGAAGCGCGAGGACTGCCCGCTATGCGGCGCGCATCCGCGGATCACCTCGCTCGACGCCCCGCTCGCGCGGGCCAGCTACGACGAGGTCTATTGTGGCTGA
- a CDS encoding thiolase family protein: MAYIAGVGTTRFGQHPGSTTPGLMADAARLAMDDAGIERRDIDGVLCGYATTMPHIMLATVFAEHFGLRPAYAHAMQAGGATGVAMAMLASILVDSGRCKAVLIVGAENRATGQTRDQSIQTLAQAGHPDYEVPYGATIPAYYGLLAARYMHQFGLTQADLASLAVVMRRHAARHPQAHLREPFTFEQAMTSKPIALPLRLLDCCPISDGGVAMVITRDPTNAARVRVRGAGQAHLHQHISMARDWADMGAKRAADAAFAEAHMRLKDIQHLAVYDSFTITLAMLLEEIGLVGRGQSGEAARAGRFEIGGDLPLNLHGGLLSFGHCGVGGGMAHLVEAQRQLSGRAGDRQAGSPSTAYVHGDGGVMSSHVAMILERV, translated from the coding sequence ATGGCCTATATCGCCGGGGTCGGCACCACGCGCTTCGGCCAGCATCCCGGCAGCACGACGCCGGGTCTGATGGCCGACGCCGCGCGCCTGGCTATGGACGATGCCGGGATCGAACGCCGCGACATCGACGGCGTGCTGTGCGGCTATGCCACCACCATGCCGCACATTATGCTGGCCACCGTCTTCGCCGAGCATTTCGGGCTGAGGCCGGCCTACGCCCATGCCATGCAGGCCGGCGGCGCCACCGGCGTGGCGATGGCCATGCTGGCCTCGATCCTGGTCGATTCGGGACGCTGCAAGGCGGTGCTCATCGTCGGCGCCGAGAACCGCGCCACCGGCCAGACGCGCGACCAGTCGATCCAGACCCTGGCGCAGGCCGGCCACCCCGATTACGAGGTGCCCTATGGTGCCACCATCCCGGCCTATTACGGCCTGCTGGCGGCGCGCTACATGCATCAGTTCGGGCTGACGCAGGCGGATCTCGCGTCACTGGCCGTGGTCATGCGCCGCCACGCCGCGCGCCATCCGCAGGCGCATCTGCGCGAGCCCTTCACCTTCGAGCAGGCGATGACGTCAAAGCCGATCGCCCTGCCGCTGCGCCTGCTCGATTGCTGCCCGATCTCCGATGGCGGCGTGGCGATGGTGATCACACGCGATCCCACGAACGCGGCCCGCGTAAGAGTGCGTGGCGCGGGTCAGGCGCACCTGCACCAGCATATCTCGATGGCGCGCGACTGGGCAGACATGGGCGCGAAGCGCGCCGCCGACGCGGCCTTCGCCGAGGCGCACATGCGCCTGAAGGACATCCAGCACCTCGCGGTCTACGATTCCTTCACCATCACGCTCGCCATGCTGCTGGAGGAGATCGGCCTCGTCGGCCGCGGCCAGTCGGGCGAGGCGGCGCGCGCCGGACGCTTCGAGATCGGCGGCGACCTGCCGCTGAACCTGCATGGCGGGCTGCTGTCTTTCGGCCATTGCGGCGTTGGCGGTGGCATGGCGCATCTCGTCGAGGCGCAGCGCCAGCTGAGCGGCCGCGCCGGCGACCGCCAGGCGGGCTCACCCTCGACGGCCTACGTGCATGGCGATGGCGGCGTGATGTCCTCGCATGTGGCAATGATCCTGGAACGGGTGTGA
- a CDS encoding 1-acyl-sn-glycerol-3-phosphate acyltransferase, with translation MTEPVSVPLWLFVALVVFAAWSLLDRLLIPSGRWFLRRRVNRLIDSVNRRLRIEIKPFQLTRRQVLVDRLVYDPLVVAAANEKAKAENIPREAAMTEAHRYASEIVPAFNAYVYFRVGYALARAFARALYRVRLGYVDDIAHAQVPQDATIVFVMNHRSNMDYVLVAFLAAERTALSYAVGEWARIWPLQQLIRSMGAYFVRRNSNNPLYRRVLERYVHMATEAGVAQAMYPEGGLTRDGRLRPPRLGLVDYALKSFDPQGARDIVFVPVGINYDRVLEDRTQLRAGDAEAPRLGAGFALKTTLRFAARNFGQMLRGRWYSFGYACVNFGTPISTRAWLARTAERFGGDLRTLDKEKRFEAVGALAADIMEGIGRVVPVLSVSLVSTVLLEAEEPIDELELKGRCAVLLDDLGAAGARIYLPRGDRDYAIHVGLRMLTLRRLALVSEDGLYAAAATERPLLAYYANAIAHLPRIDSKAA, from the coding sequence ATGACCGAGCCGGTTTCGGTACCGTTGTGGCTGTTCGTGGCGCTCGTCGTCTTCGCGGCCTGGTCGCTGCTCGACCGCCTGCTGATCCCCTCGGGCCGCTGGTTCCTGCGCCGTCGCGTCAACCGGCTGATCGACAGCGTCAACCGCCGGCTGCGCATCGAGATCAAGCCGTTCCAGCTCACGCGCCGCCAGGTGCTGGTCGACCGCCTGGTCTACGACCCGCTGGTGGTCGCCGCCGCCAACGAGAAGGCCAAGGCCGAGAACATCCCGCGCGAGGCGGCGATGACCGAGGCGCATCGCTACGCCAGCGAGATCGTGCCGGCGTTCAACGCCTACGTCTATTTCCGCGTCGGCTACGCGCTGGCGCGCGCCTTCGCCCGCGCGCTCTACCGCGTGCGGCTGGGCTACGTCGACGACATCGCCCATGCCCAGGTGCCGCAGGACGCCACCATCGTCTTCGTCATGAACCACCGCAGCAACATGGACTACGTGCTGGTGGCCTTCCTCGCCGCCGAGCGCACGGCGCTCAGCTACGCGGTGGGCGAGTGGGCGCGCATCTGGCCGCTGCAGCAGCTGATCCGCTCGATGGGTGCCTATTTCGTGCGCCGCAACTCCAACAACCCGCTCTATCGCCGCGTGCTGGAGCGCTATGTGCACATGGCGACCGAGGCCGGCGTGGCCCAGGCCATGTATCCCGAGGGCGGGCTCACCAGGGACGGCAGGCTGCGGCCGCCGCGTCTGGGCCTGGTCGACTACGCGCTGAAATCCTTCGACCCGCAGGGCGCACGCGACATCGTCTTCGTGCCCGTCGGCATCAACTACGACCGCGTGCTGGAGGACCGTACCCAGCTGCGCGCCGGCGACGCCGAAGCGCCGCGGCTGGGTGCCGGCTTTGCGCTGAAGACCACGCTGCGCTTCGCCGCGCGCAACTTCGGTCAGATGCTGCGCGGGCGCTGGTACAGCTTCGGCTATGCCTGCGTGAATTTCGGCACGCCGATCTCGACGCGCGCCTGGCTGGCGCGCACCGCCGAGCGCTTCGGCGGCGATCTGCGCACGCTCGACAAGGAAAAGCGCTTCGAGGCGGTGGGCGCGCTGGCGGCCGACATCATGGAGGGCATCGGCAGGGTCGTGCCGGTGCTGTCGGTGTCGCTGGTGTCGACTGTGCTGCTCGAGGCGGAGGAGCCGATCGACGAACTGGAACTGAAGGGCCGCTGCGCCGTTCTGCTCGACGATCTGGGTGCCGCCGGCGCCAGGATCTACCTGCCGCGCGGCGATCGGGACTATGCCATCCACGTGGGCTTGCGCATGCTGACCCTGCGCCGGCTGGCGCTTGTCAGCGAGGACGGACTCTACGCCGCGGCGGCGACGGAGCGGCCGCTGCTGGCCTACTACGCCAACGCCATCGCCCATCTGCCGCGCATCGATTCGAAGGCGGCGTGA
- a CDS encoding NIPSNAP family protein, whose protein sequence is MIFDMRTYVCRPGTIAAHLKLYEEFGKTPQTRHLGQPVFYAVTETGLVNSFVHIWAYDDAADRARKRAAMQADPDWQTYMKKSAELGALVQQNNQIMNEVPFFTVKR, encoded by the coding sequence GTGATCTTCGACATGCGCACCTATGTCTGCCGCCCGGGCACCATCGCCGCCCATCTCAAGCTCTACGAGGAGTTCGGCAAGACGCCGCAGACCAGGCACCTGGGCCAGCCGGTGTTCTACGCCGTCACCGAGACCGGCCTGGTCAACAGCTTCGTCCATATCTGGGCTTACGACGATGCGGCCGACCGCGCCAGGAAGCGCGCCGCGATGCAGGCCGACCCGGACTGGCAGACCTACATGAAGAAGAGCGCCGAGCTCGGCGCGCTGGTGCAACAGAACAACCAGATCATGAACGAGGTGCCGTTCTTCACGGTCAAGCGCTGA